The following nucleotide sequence is from Elusimicrobiota bacterium.
CAGTACAGTACAGGCAGAACAGTATAAGCCATGGGAACGGGTAATCACGCCAAATAGTGACGGTAAAAACGATTTCGCGTGTTTCAACGGTATCAATAACTACTACGCATCATCGTCAATAGATAATAAGGGTTTACCAAAAGAGGTTAGGATATATGATTTAAGAAACCGCCTAATCCGTGCAATAGATAGTATAGATATCTGGGATGGTAAAGATAATGACGGTAATGCAGTTGAGTCCGGGGTTTATATTTACCAGTACGCAGTTAACGGTAAAGTTGTTACTGGAAGCATTGTTGTAGCGAAATAAAGCTTATTAACTTTGCTTAGCGCGCGATAACTATTGTTCCGCTGATAATCTTTCCATCAATTTTGTATTGATATATGTACACTCCGGAAGGAACAGTGTTGCCGTTATCGTCTTTCCCATCCCAGATATCAGTGTTATTAAGTTTTCTAACATTTTTGTTGGCTAGATTGTATATGTAAACCGCTTTGTCTTCGTTAGAAGCGGTAGCGCTTAAGGACGCGTAGTAGTTTTGAATGCCGTTAAAGTAAATACAATCATTTATTCCGTCAGTATTCGGTGTAAATATTCGTTCTGCCGGTTTGTACACATTTGCGTTTATATTACGCGTATTTACTGGAAATACTGCGTAAATTGATAAGTGTGTTATCTTAACGCTGATCGTGTTTCGAGTAGTATCAATGCTGCCCCCGAGGTATCTCCATGCAGTGCCGTCATACCAAAATATTCCTAGCATTTCTTCCGCAATATTAGTGTCGTCTACAAATCCGTCGTTATCGCAATCGAAGTATAACAAGTTTAGCTGGCATGGTTTTGAGAACATAGTATTTTCAGGAGTGATTAAATACGCGCTAACGGGTTGTTTCGGTATTTCTGAAGGATTTAATTGTTTGAGTTGAAATGTTGTTACTGAGTTTACTGCACCGGGCGGGATTGTTAATGACACTGTACCGTCAATATCATTGCTGTCTGTCAGTGTGAGTACTGTGTTATTGGTTGGCGATGCCGTAGCAAAATGCTCTGCTTTCACCGTAGTGGCCTGTGTAGCGGTGAGGTTGATGTTATAGCTGGTATCTACCGCAATAATTCGCCATTCAATTTCTTCGCATGCGTATCCCACATCGTTTGCCGGTATCTCCGCGATATACTTTGTTTCATCAAGTAAAACTGCGGGTTGGGTTTTCCACTCAGTCCATACCCCTGTATTTTTTATGCGATAAGTTATTGATGCGGAACTCACAGCCACGTCGTCCGTGAGGTAACAGTACACACGGATTTTATTGCTATAAACCTCTACTGCGGGAATCGGTGAGACTGAAATCCCAGGTGCTGTGGTATCCCCTGAGTTTTGTAGAATGCCAATAGTTAATATCAGGTTTTGTCCTGTGACAACGTCTATTTGCTGAATCACAGGCTGGTAGCCCGGATATGTAATATATACGGAATAACTGCCGGGTTGTATAGAATCGAAAACAAAAGTGCCGGATGAGTTTGATATAACTTCTGTGTCCTCAATTTTACAGTTCGCGCCTTTGATACGGTTTGCTAATGTATTGCCAAACCCCGTGGATGCGTCATAAACGTATCCCAAAATCCTTATATTGTTTTGAGAGACAAAGATTGTTTGAGCGGATATTGTACTGGTATTGCCTACAGTATCCGTAAATCTTATATTAACGGCGTAAATTCCTTCGGGTAGCAAATTGTTGTTATTATCTTTTGCATACCAATACGCATATCGTCGTCCAGGACTAAACACTACGCTAGACGAAACAAAAGTTGATACTACAACATTGCTGGAGTTAGAAATATTGAAATTTAAAGTCCCGGATTCCATTGTTTGATAAGCCAGCGTTATCATATCGTTTATCCCGTCATTGTTCGGGCTAATACTGTCGCTAGACAAGGTTAGTGTTGGAGTAATAGAGAGAGTGTCAATATTAATATTTCCTGTTTTCGGAGTAGCGGACTGGCTGCTGGGGGTTATGGCATATATGGTATACACATACTTCCCGTCAGCTACAAAATATCCGTACTCGTCCTTACCATCCCATGTTGATAAATACGAACCGGAGGATTGGTAGGCGGAGTAAGTTATATTCTTTATAATTTCATTTTCTTGATTGGTTATGGATAATGTTAGATATGCTGAAGCTGAAAGAGTGTACGATATGCGCAGGATATCGAATTTACCGTCGTTATTTGGAGAAATAACAGAGTAATTTGATGAAACATTGATAATTGATACGCTGCCGGCAACTGGTACCGGGATTATGATTGAGGCAATTGTATTTCCTGTGCCTTGAATATGCCCGGCATTATCGATAGGGTGGATCTGATAATAATAAGTAATTCCTGGTACCAGCAAGTTATTGTCATCCACATATTTTGTTGATACTAATGAACTTCCCGTTGGGAGAGAAGTGCTGAAAATACCGGCGGTAGTACTGCGATAAATTGTGTAGTACGCTATGCCGCTTGCTGCATCAGTTGAAGCATCCCATTCCAGTATAATATCGCCGTTTTCTGCGGTAATAGCGGTTAATGTTGCAACTGGCTCCGGAGGCAGCGTGTCTACCACAATTTTTTGCGGAGGAGTAAACCACGCCGATAAATTCCCGGCTTCATCTGCAGCTCCGGATTGCCACCAGTAGAGGCCGTCGGATAGCGGGGAGGAAAGCGTATATGACGATACGTTTACCTGCATATTTTCTGCAACACCGGAAGTAAATGAATCATCCCGGGCAAGCTGCCATCTATAAACTATTTTTGAACTATCTGCTACATTGGTCCAGTCAAATACCGTACCTGCTGCGGAGGTCGTGATAAACCCATCGTCGGGACTTATAGGTAACGGAACTGATGGAGAAACGTTGTCGTACTTAAACGTAAATAATGTTGTCACGGTAGACCAGTTACCGGCATTATCCTTTGTCTTAACCCGTAAGTAATATATCATACCTGTTACCGCTAATGCGTTAGACTGGTATTCCGTATCAGTTGTAGTTACTGTATTTGGCGGATTGGCTGTTGCCGATGTTGAAAGCAGGACGGAATACCCGTTTATCCCCGAACTACTATCTAATGCGCCTGCCCAGTTAAAATACGGCATATAGCACAGGTTTTGCCATTTATTATTCGTAATTTCAACAGTTTGGCTGTTGTCTACCCAGCAATGACAGGACGTTGGGTTAGAAGGCGGGGTGGTATCTACTGATACTTGGTTTAACCCAAAATTCAGGGTGTTGTTTATTCCGGCTTGTACATTTACTGTTTGAGTGGATGTAAGAAATCCTTGAGCCGAAGCTTCAACTGAATACGTTACCGCAGCAGGCATGCTGGAGAACGCGTAATGTCCAATATTTGTTCCCGTTGGTTCAGTGGTAACTACCTGATTGGCTGAACGAATTCTTAAAGTTGCCCCGCCGATACGATTACTGCTGATATTACCCAAACCGGTAGAGTTATTGTAAACGTATCCGACTATGTTTCCAAAATTGGGATCCTGCGGAGTTATACATTCAATAATTGAAGTTGAGTAAGATAATGTTTCTGGTACAGTGTTTTTGTATGAGTCAATGCGGATATAATAAGTTGTTCCCGGGGTAAGGTTGGTTAATGTATAGTTGGTTCCTGCGGTTTTTGCGTTGTACCCGCCATGCGCTTCCATTAAAGTTACGTGGTTGTACATATTGACTGTATTACCGTACCCAGCTGAAAACGCGAGTGTAAGTTTTGAGACGTTTGCGTCACCGGTTGAGCTTACCCGATATCCTCCGCCAGTGCGGTACGCACGCCATCCCTGAGGTGCTGCAAAACTGTTATTACTGTCATACCATCCCGCCTGAACTCTGCGGTAAATACGCGGATCGCCGTCCCATACGCGGAACTGGTACTTATGAATTTTTGTGTAAGGAGAAAACGCTATACTAAGCTCAGTTGCTGAAGTCGCTGGACTATCGGAATAATAAGTGTTTGTCCTGTCTCCGTCAGTAATATACGCTAAATTACGCCACACTGCGCCTGTGGTGGTAGAAATTTTTCCTGAACACCTGTTGTCAACCGCTGTTTTCGCGGCTGAACAATAAATGGTGTATCCCGTCACGCCTGATACTGTGTTCCAACTCAACCGTATCTGCGACGAACTTAATGCTGTAGCGGATAAACCCGTCGGGGTTGCCGGTATTGTTTGTACTGGAATTGTGACTATCCCGGTTTCTACCCACGCAGATACTCCGGATGCGTTACGCGCGCGTACTTTAAACTGATAAGTGCCTGTAGAACCAGGTGTGTGATACATTCCGGGCCAAGGGATGTTTGCCACATTCGCTGTGGTTTGTTCAAACCAGTATGTCCATTCGGTACTGGTAGTAAGTTTTCTTGCGATATCGTACGATACAGCACCTGAAACCGCTGGCCAGTTTATGATAACGCCATAGCCGGACTCTGCGCAAGTATATGACAAACTTGTTGGCGCTGATGGAGGGGATGACGGGGGAGTTGTTGGGCCGTACTTAGGGCCTAGGTATTCATTATTTTCTACTGCCTCCACGCCGCCGTATTTATCAAAACATGCTGAGTCAAAATGGGTGGCGACTGAGACGTATCCTATTGAATACCGTCCTGCCGCAGGGTTCCATGATTCAGGGTACTTAAATTCTAATCCAGCTAAACGTTTATAACTTTTTACATCGCTAATGTCCTGTTTTGGCAGTGTACCATGCGCGGTTGCGCGTTGGGTTAATGGCCATGAATAAATCCCGTCTTTATACGACCGAAGGTCATGAATTTTTCCAGCTTGAAACAGTTCGTACAATGCGTTATACGCTACGCAATGGTCAGTATGGACTGAAGGGCTGGTATAGTTCGGATCTACTTTGTAGATAACCTTGTGGCTGGCATATGGATATAAGCGTTCCCAGTACATTACTTCTGTTTTTACCGCATCAGTAGACACGTGGCCATCACCGAGTGAACGCGAGTAAAAATTGTTTTCCGATACTCCAAGTTTCATCATCGCGGCTTTTGTTTCGCGTACTCTCGCTTGGCTGAACTGCGTAGTGGTCAATGTAACATTATATGGCGATGTTTTTAGTTTATTAATTGCGTTACTTGATTCGCCAACGGTTAGGATTACAATAATGACGGTACACCCGCTTTGTAAATGCTGTCGGATTGCACCTGCCATCGCAAGTGTTTCGTCATCGGGATGCGGGGCGTAAAAGATAGCGGCTGGAGTAATGGAAAACAATTTTGGGCATACAAGAAAAAATAGGGAAAGTGTTATAGTAAGAAAAGATAAACGCTTACTTATGAAAGATAACATATAAGTGTTTCTTTATAAGTGTAATTAATCATATAACAAAACATTCCAGTATCATTTATTCTAGCTTGATAAAGTATACAAACTAAAAATTGATATTTTAACAATATAATAAAATAAAGTTGTTGTGAATATTGTCAAGAGGGGAACAGTTTAGCTTAATGCCGCCGAATACACGTGTTAAAAACACCATTCCTAAATCTGCCATAAAAAATAATTTATGTTTTTACTTGACAAAATAGTGTTTCTTGGTTACAATCTATAGTAAGGTGATAGGGTATATAGGGAATTAGAAGGGAAAAGTGAGATGATTTTAAGAGAAAGTATAAGAAATGTAATAGTATTTCTTAAGAACGTGAACACCCATTTTTTTTATACCAGTTATTGTTGACTATGTCAATCGATTATATAGATTAATAATCTATATGTAAAAACAGGATGAGGGTAGTTAATGAGTTAGTGCCTAAAATAGCATTAAACAGTACAAAAACAAAAGGAGATTACAATGAGTGAAAGAAGATTAGAAACAATAGTAGTTCATGCGGGGCAAGAGAACGCGGACCCCACCACAGGCGCGCGAGCGGTACCGATTTACCAAACAACCTCGTACGTGTTCAAAGATACTGAACACGCTGCGAACCTCTTTGCGTTGAAAGAATTCGGTAACATCTATACCCGCATGATGAATCCAACGACTGATGTATTAGAAAAACGTATTGCCGCGATTGAAGGCGGTACTGGCGCATTGGCGTTGGCATCGGGTCAGGCAGCGGAAGTGTTCGCGTTGCTTGCCATTACGCAGGTAGGCGACGAAATCGTATCAGCAAACAATTTGTATGGCGGTACGTATCAGTTGTTCCATTACACATTTCCTAAACTAGGGCGTTACGTAAAATTTGTGAATTCCGCAAAACCGGAAGAATTTAAGAAAGCGATTACTTCAAAAACCCGCGCAATATACGCGGAAACCATAGGTAATCCCAAGCTTGACGTTCCGGATTTTGAAGCGCTTGCGAAAATTGCGCATGATGCCGGGATTCCGTTGATAGTAGATAATACTGTGGGTATTGGTATAGTAAAACCAATAGACTTTGGTGCGGACATCGTGGTATTGTCTGCCACAAAATTTGTTGGTGGGCACGGAACGTCTATCGGCGGGGTGATCGTAGATTCAGGAAAGTTTAACTGGAACAATGGCAAATTCCCTGAGTTTACCGAACCAGACCCGAGTTATCACGGTATAAAATATTGGGACGTTTTTGGCAACTTCCCCGGACTGGGCAACGTTGCGTTTATTATCAAAACACGGGTACAATTACTGCGCGATCTCGGTGCTACACTGAGCCCGTTCAACGCGTTCCTGCTTCTGCAGGGATCCGAAACATTGTCATTACGCCAGAAAAAACATTCCGAGAACGCGTTAGCGGTTGCAAACTTTTTGAAAACCCATCCGCTTGTATCCTGGGTAAACTATCCCGGCCTTGCGGAACATCCCACTCATAAGCTCGCTAAGAAATATTTGAATGGCAACTACAGCGCGCTCGTGGGGTTCGGTATCAAAGGCGGGTTGGAAGCCGGCAAGCGGTTCATTAATTCCGTACAGTTATTGTCTCATCTGGCGAACATCGGCGACGCAAAAAGTTTGGTGATTCACCCAGCATCTACTACGCATGCACAGCTCACTAAACAGGAACAGGAAGCTACGGGCGTAACGGAAGATTTTATACGGTTGTCAATCGGGATTGAGGATGTTGAAGACATCAAAAACGATATTGACCAAGCGTTAAAAAAATCTGTTACTACAAAATGAATCAACGAGGGCTAAAATGGAAACAGTAGATGATAGTATTGGAATAGTGGAAACAAAATATTATACGTTTGCCACGCCACCCAAAGAGTTGGTATTGGAGAGCGGCGAAAAACTCGGGTTTATAACTCTTGCGTACGAAACTTATGGCAACCTCAACGCTGAGAAGTCAAACGCTATACTCGTATTACACGCGTTCTCCGGAGATGCTCATGCCGCGGGATACCACCCAGGTGACAATAAGCCCGGTTGGTGGAACGACATGGTTGGCCCGGGGAAAGCGTTTGATACGGACAAATATTTTGTTATCTGCACAAACGTGATTGGCGGATGCAAAGGCAGCACAGGGCCGTCATCGATAAATCCGTCAACGGGTAAGCCGTACGGTTTAAGTTTCCCGATAATTACTATCTCTGACATAGTACAAGCGCAGAAACGGTTAATTGACTTTTTAGGTATCGACAAACTATTAACCGTTTCTGGCGGCTCCATGGGCGGCATGCAAGCGCTGCAATGGTTCGCTTCGTATCCGGAAAAAGTGCGGAGTGTTATTCCAATAGCTACTACGATGAAACATTCGCCGCAACAGATTGCGTTCAACGAAGTAGGCCGCCAGGCGATAATGGCGGATCCAGCGTGGAACAACGGCAATTATTACGATAAAACCCCGCCGGGCCGCGGCTTATCCGTCGCTCGCATGATCGGGCATATAACGTATATGAGCGATAATTCGATGGAGGAAAAGTTTTCCCGGCGGTTGAAAGACAAAGACGACAGTTTTAGTTTTAAATCGAATTTTGAGGTTGAAGGGTACTTGCGATACCGCGGGGACAGTTTTGTCAAACGGTTCGACGCGAATTCGTATCTATACATCACAAAAGCCATGGACTACTTTGACGTTTCGGGTGATAAGTTTTTTGTTACCGGCAGAAACGTGGATACCAAGTTTTTGGTGTTATCGTTTAAATCGGACTGGCTGTATCCTTCATATCAATCAAAAGAGATAGTCCAGTTGTTGAAGATGAGGCAGGTGGATGTTACGTACTGCGAAATATTTTCTACGTACGGGCATGACGCGTTTTTGTTGGAAGTTGAAGCAGAAAACAAGTTGATCAAACATTTTTTAAAAAAAGTGTTTGAAGAGAAAGGGGAAAACCAATGGGCGCAAATATACCGCGGTTTGATCATTTAATAATTGAAGGAATAATACATAACGGCGCAAAAGTTGTCGACCTCGGGTGCGGTACCGGGGAACTTATTTCTCATTTGGCGGACACAAAAGATGCCGTAGTACAAGGCATTGAGTTAAACGAAAACGCTATTTACAAATGTGTGGAAAAAGGGTTAAGCGTACTGCATAACGACCTGGATAACGGGTTGAAAGGGTTTCCGGACAAAACTTTTGATTACGTTATTTTGAACCAGAGTTTGCAGGAGGTAAAAAAGGTGGAATACGTTATAGACGAATCTTTGCGTGTCGGCATAAAAGTAATCATCGGATTCCCGAATTTTGCACATATAACAGCACGGGCCACTTTGTTTTTTGGCGGCCGCGCACCGATGACCGCGGCGTTGCCGTACCAATGGCACGATACGCCAAACCTGCGGTTTTTAAGTATATATGATTTCAAAAACTTTTGCAGGTGGAAAAAGATTAAGATTACTCAATCATGCTTTCTCGGGAAAAACGGAATTGTAAATGTTTTTCCAAACATTTTTGCGCTTAACGCTATTTTTGTGATTACAAAATAAACGGAGAATTTATATGGCTGTTTACAGAAACATTCTTGAAGCTATCGGCCGCACGCCGCTTGTACGGTTAAACAATATCGTCAGCGGTATCAAGTCTGAGGTATATGTGAAGGTGGAGTATCTCAATCCCGGGGGGAGTGTGAAAGACCGGATCGGACTCGCGATGATTGAAGCAGCAGAGAAGGAAGGATTGCTTAAACCCGGAGGTACAATTGTTGAAGCAACCGCCGGGAATACGGGCGTGGGGCTCGCGTTGGTAGCTGCCATAAAAAAGTATCGCTGCATATTTGTAATGCCGGACAAAATGAGCGCAGATAAAATTGTTCTTCTCAAAGCTTACGGCGCAGAGGTTGTGATAACCCCGACATCAGTACCGCCCGACTCGCCGGAAAGTTATAACGGCGTGGCGGACCGGTTGGCAAAAGAAATCCCGGGCGCGTACCGGCCGAACCAGTTCGCAAACCCCAACAATCCGAACGCTCATTATCTTACCACCGGGCCGGAGATTTGGCAGGATTCAGGCGGGAAGATCGACGTCTTCGTTGCAGGGATGGGAACCGGAGGGACGATTTCCGGAACAGCAAAGTATTTGAAAGAAAAAAATCCTAACATCACCATCGTCGGCGCGGACCCGGAAGGATCGATTCTTTCCGGTGACAGCCCCAAATCGTATAAGGTGGAAGGTATCGGCGAAGATTTTATACCAAAAACCTTTAACCGCCAGATTGTTGACGAGATGGTAAGGGTAAGCGATAAAGAATCGTTTTACACCGCCCGGCTATTAGCTAGAGAAGAAGGGTTATTGGTTGGCGGGTCATCGGGTACAGCGGTCGCTGCGGCCTTGAAATACGCGCAACAACTTACCACGCCGAAATATATTGTTGTGTTGATGCCGGATACCGGCAGGAACTATTTAACCAGAATATTCTCCGATACCTGGATGCATGAGAACGGGTTCTTAACAACAAAAACTATGAAACCGGTGAAGGTCGGCGAGATAGTAGATGTTAAAACTTTTCCATTACTAATATCCATCTCGCAAGACGCAACCCTCAACGCAGCGGCCAAGCTTATGCGCGAAAATAACATCTCGCAGTTGCCGGTAATTGACAAAAACAATAAGTTTGTCGGTAGTTTACAGGAAGCGGCGCTCATGAAGTTTTTGCATGACGGTATTGATTTTAACAACCAAAAGATTTCAGCGATTATGGGCCAACCGTTACCGGCGTTGGACGAGAACATAGAAATTTCTGAAGCATACCGGATACTATTGAGCGGTACCACGGCGATAGTGGTTACGCGTAACGATAATCCGGCTGGGATTATCACGAGGTCAGACTTAATAAATTATTGGTTAACACAAAAAGGACAATAGTGGGGAACGAAGTAAACGTATGAGGTATAAAAACATGAAATTTGAAACAAAAGCTATCCATGACGGGCAAAAGCCGGACCCGTTAACAGGTTCTGTAATAGTGCCGGTTTACCAAACATCGACGTATGAACAAGTGGCGATTGGTAAGCATACAGGGTACGAGTATTCCAGGACCGGCAATCCTACGCGTAAAGCGTTAGAGGATTCTCTTGCCTCGATTGAAGGTGCCAAACACGGGCTGGCATTTTCGTCGGGAGTAGCTGCAACGATGGCGGTGTTGAACTTGCTTAAACAAGGCGATCACGTTATCTGCGGGGATGAGGTTTATGGCGGTACTTACCGTCTTATTGAACAAGTAATGAAAAAATGGGGGCTTGAGGCGGACTATTTTGATGTTGACAACATACGCGGCTTGCCATATTTTATTAAACCCAATACCAAACTTATTTGGATTGAAACACCTACGAACCCGCTATTGAAAATTATTGATATTACTTTTGTTTCGCGGATTGCAAAAAAGTATGGGTTGCTGTTAGTGGTGGACAATACGTTTGCCAGCCCGTATTTCCAAAACCCTATTGAACTGGGTGCTGATATTGTAGTGCACAGCACGACAAAGTATTTAGCGGGGCATAGCGACATTATTGGCGGTGTGGTGGTAACTTCAAACGCTGGGATTTATAACGACCTTAAATATTACCAAAATGCAGCGGGCGCAGTGCCGGGCCCGTGGGATAGCTGGCTGGTTCTACGGGGAATAAAAACGTTGGCGGTACGTATGAAAGAACATGAAACCAACGCGTTATACCTCGCGAAATATTTAAATACCCATAGAAATGTGGAAACCGTGTATTATCCCGGGTTGAAAAACAATGCGGATTATACCGTAGCGAAAAAGCAGATGTCCGGGTTTGGCGGAATGATAAGTATGGAACTCAAAGGCGGGTATAAAAAAGTTGAAATGTTTATCGCAAAACTAAAACTCTTTATCCTTGCCGAAAGTTTGGGCGGCGTAGAATCCTTGGTTTGCTACCCGCCGAAGATGACGCACGTATCGTTCTCGCAGAGCGAACGCGAGAAACGTGGCATCAAAGATAACTTAGTCCGTTTGTCGGTAGGTATAGAAAATAAGGACGACCTGCTTGACGACCTGAAACAAGCGTTGGGATAATAAAGAAAGAGGGAAGGGAAGATGTATAAACTAATTGTGTTAATTGTCATCAGTATATTTATCCTAACGGGCTGTAGCGCCGTAAATAGAGTAGTTTCTCCGTTAGGCGTAATGTACGAAGAGACAACTTTGATGAAAGAGTATCAGTTGAACAAAGACCAGTCTGCCGGTGAAATTGGAACAACGAGTTCGTCATCACACGCATGCTGTGCGAATTAATAATATGAGCAAAATAATTGAAAGCATCATTTTTGTTTTCAGCGCACTCACACTTTTGCCAGTGTTTGTTTTTGCGTTGGATTTTACGCCTGTGTTCAGTTTTAACCGCAGTTTCAACACAAATATTGATTTATATAGAGTAACAACCTTTTCTCTTCCCTTCAGGGAAGATTATTACAGCGAAGGGCTTTTGGGGTTTAAAAGCAGCCACGTGTTTTCCAAAATGTTTAATATAGTTACCTCCGGGAATATTACGTTAAACGAATATGTTAAATACAAAGAACGTAAATCTACAAAATACGATTTTAATACAGCGATATTAATTTCTTTAAACCAGTTGCTGCTCAAACCGTGGGTCAGGTTTGAGAATAATAACGAGGTAAACACCACATGGAATTATTCATTTATCAATCCGGGGCTTGAAATCAACTGGGTACTCGCCGCGGGGCCAATTGTGAAGTTGAAATACGAAAACAAACAAAAGGTGTACTACAACAACCCAATCACAGAATTCACGGATACTAGCCTTACTAATCTCAATTCAACACAACAAAAACTTGATTTAAGCATGGTTTTTTGGCACAATCAACATCTGCGGTCAAAAATTGAATATACTAAACAGTTGGGAACATACAAGAATTCCGCGCCACCTCCAGCAATGGAAGAAAACGTTGTAGCAACTGACCGGATAGAAGACGGAACTTTAGTAAAAATTGAGGGTACCACTATTTTATTCAATTATTTGTTGCTAAATTTCGGGTATGGACAATTTAGCAGCACGTCGTCAATTGTTGGATCTAACTACAATTCGGAATACTACCAACTTGGCGGATTATTAAAAC
It contains:
- a CDS encoding cystathionine gamma-synthase encodes the protein MRYKNMKFETKAIHDGQKPDPLTGSVIVPVYQTSTYEQVAIGKHTGYEYSRTGNPTRKALEDSLASIEGAKHGLAFSSGVAATMAVLNLLKQGDHVICGDEVYGGTYRLIEQVMKKWGLEADYFDVDNIRGLPYFIKPNTKLIWIETPTNPLLKIIDITFVSRIAKKYGLLLVVDNTFASPYFQNPIELGADIVVHSTTKYLAGHSDIIGGVVVTSNAGIYNDLKYYQNAAGAVPGPWDSWLVLRGIKTLAVRMKEHETNALYLAKYLNTHRNVETVYYPGLKNNADYTVAKKQMSGFGGMISMELKGGYKKVEMFIAKLKLFILAESLGGVESLVCYPPKMTHVSFSQSEREKRGIKDNLVRLSVGIENKDDLLDDLKQALG